A DNA window from Thermococcus sp. 4557 contains the following coding sequences:
- a CDS encoding cob(I)yrinic acid a,c-diamide adenosyltransferase yields the protein MSITTKTGDKGLTGLFTGDRVAKCSPIMEANGNIDELDSFLGEAKHYVPTEMAEILERIQVHLYDLMAEIASKGKYAKVGNEEVEWLEGLIHKYEEEVQLRAFVLPGSTIASAKLDVCRAVTRRTERSVARLVLDYGFGQNALVYLNRLSDLLFIMARTIEKREGKLKEVK from the coding sequence ATGTCCATCACTACAAAAACGGGGGATAAGGGTCTAACCGGTCTCTTCACCGGCGACCGCGTGGCGAAGTGCTCGCCGATAATGGAGGCAAATGGAAACATAGACGAGCTCGACAGCTTCCTGGGGGAGGCCAAGCATTATGTGCCCACGGAGATGGCCGAGATTCTCGAGAGGATACAGGTTCATCTTTACGACCTGATGGCGGAGATAGCGAGCAAGGGGAAGTACGCGAAGGTTGGCAATGAGGAGGTTGAATGGCTTGAGGGACTTATTCATAAATATGAAGAGGAAGTCCAGCTCCGGGCCTTCGTTCTTCCAGGTTCAACCATTGCGAGTGCCAAACTCGACGTCTGCCGGGCGGTGACCAGGAGAACCGAGAGGAGCGTTGCGAGGCTCGTTCTTGACTACGGCTTTGGCCAGAACGCTCTCGTCTACCTAAACAGGCTCAGCGATCTGCTCTTCATAATGGCGAGGACGATAGAGAAGAGGGAGGGGAAGCTGAAGGAGGTCAAGTAA